Proteins from a single region of Streptomyces vinaceus:
- a CDS encoding catalase has protein sequence MTKQQASSDTAGNDLPGKPGPQSPQLAEPTEPTGPLPPKPDQNGPETVGPTGQATGADQARVAQSGAYLTTAQGTRLPDSDHSLKVGARGPVLLQDHHLREKITHFDHERIPERVVHARGAAAHGVFRGYGTAAEVCKAAFLAKDVETPVFVRFSTVLGSRGSADTVRDTRGFATKFYTDEGTFDLVGNNIPVFFIQDAVKFPDVIHAGKPHPDREIPQAQSAHDTFWDFVSLHTEATHHTLWNMSDRAIPRSFRMMEGFGVHTFRLVNTADESVLVKFHWKPRLGVHSLVWEEAQLINGMDPDFHRRDLFDAIESGAFPQWELGIQVFPDTPEQTFEGIDLLDPTKIVPEELAPVQPIGLMTLNANTRNYFAETEQVAFHPGHLVPGIDVTDDPLLAGRLFSYLDTQISRLGGPNFGQIPINRPHAPVNDMLRDGMHQSAVHTGVAPYRPNSLDGGCPFLAGADAAAFVETPVEVPAASKVREAPASFSDHFTQPRLFWLSMTEPEREHIIAAYTFELSHCYEQAIKERTLQVLANIDPQLCEQVATGLGLPVPAATVPLVAAEPSPALSQMGGTWPTDGRVVGVIADPASDLDGVRTARQAVLDAGMVPLVIAPTGGALDPDGEPIAVQRTFATARSVEFDALLLAGVPQAGADAYGARDAKAGTARPPEAPDPRVLLLLTEAYRHGKAVGGWNGADRLLETAGITADEPGIVVATSAGAVVEALKTALGGHRAWDRFPTAL, from the coding sequence ATGACGAAGCAGCAGGCATCGAGCGACACCGCCGGGAACGACTTGCCGGGCAAGCCCGGCCCGCAGTCACCGCAGCTCGCCGAGCCGACCGAGCCCACCGGGCCCCTTCCCCCGAAGCCCGACCAGAACGGCCCCGAGACGGTGGGCCCCACCGGACAGGCCACGGGAGCGGACCAGGCACGCGTGGCGCAGAGCGGCGCCTACCTGACGACGGCCCAGGGCACGCGTCTGCCCGACTCCGACCACTCCTTGAAGGTCGGAGCGCGCGGCCCGGTGCTGCTCCAGGACCATCACCTGCGCGAGAAGATCACCCACTTCGACCACGAGCGGATCCCGGAGCGGGTGGTCCACGCCCGCGGCGCCGCCGCGCACGGCGTCTTCCGGGGCTACGGAACCGCCGCCGAGGTGTGCAAGGCCGCGTTCCTCGCCAAGGACGTGGAGACGCCCGTGTTCGTACGGTTCTCCACCGTGCTCGGCTCGCGCGGTTCGGCCGACACCGTGCGCGACACGCGTGGCTTCGCGACGAAGTTCTACACCGACGAGGGCACCTTCGACCTCGTCGGCAACAACATCCCGGTGTTCTTCATCCAGGACGCCGTCAAGTTCCCCGACGTCATCCACGCCGGCAAGCCGCATCCGGACCGCGAGATCCCGCAGGCGCAGAGCGCGCACGACACGTTCTGGGACTTCGTGTCCCTGCACACCGAAGCCACGCACCACACGCTCTGGAACATGTCCGACCGCGCCATCCCGAGGTCGTTTCGGATGATGGAGGGATTCGGAGTCCACACCTTCCGGCTGGTCAACACCGCCGACGAGAGCGTACTGGTCAAGTTCCACTGGAAGCCGAGGCTCGGCGTGCACTCCCTGGTCTGGGAGGAAGCCCAGCTGATCAACGGGATGGACCCCGATTTCCACCGCCGCGACCTCTTCGACGCCATCGAGTCCGGCGCCTTCCCCCAGTGGGAACTCGGCATCCAGGTCTTCCCCGACACCCCCGAGCAGACGTTCGAGGGCATCGACCTCCTCGACCCGACGAAGATCGTCCCGGAGGAGCTCGCACCCGTTCAGCCCATCGGGCTGATGACCCTCAACGCCAACACCAGGAACTACTTCGCCGAGACCGAGCAGGTCGCCTTCCACCCGGGCCATCTGGTCCCCGGCATCGACGTCACCGACGATCCGCTGCTCGCCGGCCGGCTCTTCTCCTACCTCGACACCCAGATCAGCCGGCTCGGCGGCCCGAACTTCGGCCAGATCCCGATCAACCGGCCGCACGCCCCCGTCAACGACATGCTCCGCGACGGCATGCACCAGAGCGCCGTCCACACCGGCGTGGCCCCCTACCGGCCCAACAGCCTCGACGGCGGCTGCCCGTTCCTCGCCGGAGCCGATGCGGCCGCCTTCGTCGAAACCCCCGTGGAGGTACCGGCGGCGAGCAAGGTCCGTGAGGCGCCCGCCTCCTTCTCGGACCACTTCACCCAACCCCGCCTCTTCTGGCTGAGCATGACCGAGCCCGAGCGCGAGCACATCATCGCCGCCTACACCTTCGAACTGAGCCACTGCTACGAGCAGGCGATCAAGGAACGCACCCTGCAGGTACTGGCGAACATCGATCCGCAGCTGTGCGAACAGGTCGCCACGGGCCTGGGACTGCCGGTCCCCGCCGCCACGGTGCCGCTCGTCGCGGCCGAACCCAGCCCCGCCCTCTCCCAGATGGGAGGGACCTGGCCGACCGACGGCCGCGTCGTCGGCGTCATCGCCGACCCGGCATCCGACCTGGACGGCGTACGCACCGCCCGGCAGGCCGTCCTGGACGCCGGCATGGTACCCCTCGTCATCGCCCCGACCGGCGGCGCCCTCGACCCCGACGGTGAACCCATCGCCGTGCAGCGGACCTTCGCCACCGCCCGCTCCGTCGAATTCGACGCCCTCCTGCTGGCCGGTGTACCGCAGGCCGGCGCGGACGCGTACGGCGCCCGCGACGCCAAGGCCGGCACCGCCCGGCCGCCGGAAGCCCCCGACCCGCGCGTCCTGCTGCTCCTCACCGAGGCGTACCGTCACGGCAAGGCCGTCGGAGGCTGGAACGGCGCGGACCGGCTCCTCGAAACCGCGGGCATCACGGCAGACGAACCGGGGATCGTCGTCGCCACGAGCGCCGGCGCGGTCGTGGAAGCGCTGAAGACGGCGCTCGGCGGACATCGGGCCTGGGACCGGTTCCCCACCGCCTTGTGA
- a CDS encoding DUF2231 domain-containing protein produces MTSYTLDDSATAGQSAVIDTASTWWLTALDRLERTTVADPAIKALQRGIRSLPLGVVRDLLRGRPLGHPVHPVLVQVPIGCWLSAAVLDVVPGNRGATTTLTAVGLAGIAPAAMAGWADWADLPPEQARVGLAHAASNAAAVVCYAASLASRLQGRSAKGRLWSLGGLAAVAVSGALGGHVAYRQAVGAYPAT; encoded by the coding sequence ATGACCTCATACACCCTCGACGACTCGGCCACAGCCGGGCAGAGCGCAGTCATCGACACGGCCTCGACATGGTGGCTGACGGCCTTGGACCGGCTGGAGCGGACGACGGTGGCGGACCCTGCCATCAAGGCGCTCCAGCGGGGGATCCGCTCACTCCCCCTCGGTGTGGTGCGCGATCTGCTGCGCGGCAGGCCGCTGGGCCACCCGGTGCATCCGGTGCTGGTCCAGGTACCCATCGGATGCTGGCTGTCGGCCGCCGTATTGGACGTCGTACCCGGCAATCGGGGTGCGACGACGACCCTCACCGCAGTCGGCCTCGCCGGCATCGCCCCGGCGGCGATGGCCGGCTGGGCGGACTGGGCGGACCTCCCTCCCGAGCAGGCCCGGGTCGGGCTGGCCCATGCGGCCTCCAACGCGGCCGCGGTGGTCTGCTACGCCGCGTCACTGGCGTCGCGGCTGCAGGGCCGTTCGGCGAAGGGCCGCCTGTGGTCGCTCGGCGGCCTCGCCGCCGTCGCCGTCAGCGGTGCACTGGGCGGGCACGTGGCCTACCGGCAGGCCGTCGGAGCCTACCCCGCCACATGA
- a CDS encoding YihY/virulence factor BrkB family protein, with product MTPPTKRGQGDDRDHGNTGRDATAGPSDLVEARAPDRPSDLPARSWRAVLRGTAEEFRNDELADRAAALTYYGVLAIFPALLVLVSLLGLAGESTTRRLLDSVRPLTPGSARDVITNAVEQLQGRSGIGSLMAVVGLLVALWSASGYVAAFIRSANAVYDIPEGRPVWKVLPLRLALTVTLMVLACGSALIVVFTGGLARQAGTVLGVGDSVLTVWSIAKWPVLVLLVTIMIALLYWAAPNAKGRGFRWVTPGSVLALVIWMAASAGFAFYVANFASYNKTYGTVAGVIVFLVWLWITNLAILLGLEFDAELARRRAVAGGLPENAEPYVRPRETTAWNEEDRRRMER from the coding sequence GTGACACCTCCTACGAAGCGTGGCCAAGGCGACGACCGTGATCATGGCAACACCGGGCGGGACGCCACGGCGGGCCCGAGCGACCTGGTCGAGGCGCGGGCGCCGGACCGGCCCTCCGACCTGCCCGCACGGTCCTGGCGGGCGGTACTGCGCGGCACGGCCGAGGAGTTCCGCAACGACGAACTGGCCGATCGCGCCGCGGCCCTGACCTACTACGGGGTGCTGGCGATCTTCCCCGCCCTCCTGGTCCTCGTCTCCCTGCTCGGCCTGGCCGGCGAGTCGACGACCCGGCGCCTGTTGGACAGCGTGCGGCCGCTGACTCCCGGCTCCGCGCGGGACGTGATCACGAACGCGGTCGAGCAGCTCCAGGGCCGCAGCGGCATCGGGTCACTGATGGCGGTCGTCGGTCTCCTCGTGGCGCTGTGGTCCGCCTCCGGCTACGTCGCCGCGTTCATCCGCTCCGCGAACGCCGTCTACGACATACCCGAGGGCCGCCCGGTGTGGAAGGTGCTGCCGCTGCGCCTGGCGCTCACGGTGACGCTGATGGTGCTCGCGTGCGGCAGTGCGCTGATCGTGGTGTTCACCGGAGGACTCGCCCGGCAGGCGGGCACCGTCCTGGGCGTCGGCGACAGCGTGCTCACCGTGTGGTCGATCGCGAAATGGCCGGTCCTGGTGCTCCTCGTCACGATCATGATCGCGCTGCTGTACTGGGCGGCGCCGAACGCCAAGGGCCGCGGATTCAGGTGGGTCACGCCCGGCAGCGTCCTGGCTCTGGTGATCTGGATGGCCGCCTCGGCCGGGTTCGCGTTCTACGTCGCGAACTTCGCCTCCTACAACAAGACGTACGGGACCGTAGCGGGTGTCATCGTGTTCCTGGTCTGGCTGTGGATCACCAATCTCGCGATCCTCCTCGGGCTGGAGTTCGACGCGGAACTGGCGCGCCGGCGTGCGGTGGCGGGCGGGCTGCCCGAAAATGCGGAACCGTATGTCCGGCCCCGTGAAACCACCGCCTGGAACGAAGAGGACCGCCGCCGTATGGAGCGGTGA
- a CDS encoding SDR family NAD(P)-dependent oxidoreductase, with the protein MKHTTSRILVTGSADGLGRAAAQSLLSAGHEVVVHARNPERAAALTPLLERGAGVVVGDFTDRDAVRRIADELNDTEPLDAVIHNAGVWNGPAVMPVNVVAPYLLTALLPRPRRLVYLSSGSHYDGHPHPSLAGIDWRGEHAGSYADSKLFVTALAAAVARLRPGVSSNAVDPGWVPTRMGGPHAPDDLELGHRTQEWLATSEDDQALTSGGYWYHRQLRPPHRAVHDQEFQERLLRALADETGVTI; encoded by the coding sequence GTGAAGCACACGACCAGCCGCATCCTGGTGACGGGTTCCGCGGACGGCCTGGGACGGGCCGCGGCGCAGTCCCTGCTGTCCGCGGGCCACGAGGTGGTGGTGCACGCCCGCAATCCGGAGCGTGCGGCAGCCCTCACCCCGCTGCTGGAACGGGGAGCGGGCGTGGTGGTGGGTGATTTCACGGACCGCGACGCCGTACGGCGCATCGCCGACGAGCTGAACGACACCGAGCCGCTCGACGCGGTCATCCACAACGCGGGGGTGTGGAACGGCCCGGCGGTCATGCCGGTCAACGTCGTCGCGCCGTACCTGCTCACGGCCCTGCTGCCCCGACCCCGCCGCCTGGTGTACCTGAGCAGCGGCTCCCATTACGACGGCCACCCCCACCCCTCGCTCGCCGGCATCGACTGGCGGGGCGAGCACGCGGGCTCGTACGCGGACAGCAAGCTGTTCGTCACCGCGCTCGCGGCGGCCGTGGCCCGCCTGCGCCCGGGGGTGTCGAGCAACGCCGTGGATCCGGGCTGGGTGCCGACGAGGATGGGCGGGCCGCACGCCCCGGACGATCTCGAACTCGGCCACAGGACACAGGAGTGGCTGGCGACGAGCGAGGACGACCAGGCCCTGACGAGCGGCGGGTACTGGTACCACCGCCAGTTGCGGCCGCCGCATCGAGCCGTCCACGACCAGGAGTTCCAGGAACGCCTGCTGCGAGCGCTGGCCGACGAGACGGGCGTCACGATCTGA